The following are from one region of the Actinopolyspora halophila DSM 43834 genome:
- a CDS encoding GntR family transcriptional regulator, with amino-acid sequence MDDGRPLFLQIAEQVESSVIDGSLPEETRAPSTNELAAFHRINPATAANGINKLVTDGVLYKRRGIGMFVASGARDQLLERRRQTFGEKFIAPLLGEAHKLGMDAEDLKKMIDAWSDET; translated from the coding sequence ATGGACGACGGCCGCCCGCTGTTCCTCCAGATAGCCGAGCAGGTCGAAAGCTCGGTCATCGACGGCTCATTGCCCGAGGAGACACGGGCGCCCTCGACCAACGAACTCGCCGCGTTCCATCGGATAAACCCGGCCACAGCGGCCAACGGCATCAACAAGCTGGTAACCGACGGGGTGCTCTACAAGCGGAGAGGAATCGGGATGTTCGTGGCCAGTGGGGCGCGCGACCAACTACTCGAACGACGCAGGCAGACATTCGGGGAGAAATTCATCGCCCCACTGCTCGGTGAGGCACACAAGCTGGGAATGGACGCCGAGGACCTGAAAAAGATGATCGACGCCTGGAGCGACGAAACATGA
- a CDS encoding ABC transporter ATP-binding protein, whose product MTAVSMRGVNKKYGNVVALDDVSLDFAENRIHGLLGRNGAGKTTIMRILTGQGFESSGNVEVFGQRPYENADVLSHVCFIKESQKYPETFSVHHALTAASLLYENWDPDFADSLVEEFELPLKRRIKKLSRGQLSALGVIIGLASRAPLTFFDEPYLGLDAVARQRFYDRLLADYAENPRTIVLSTHLIDEVSDLIEHVTLIDAGQVLLDEDAESLRSRAVTVTGPARAVEEFAAGHSELHREQLGGFLRVTLSGAAPEHNPDDLHVEPVSLQQLVVRTTQQAAEERTALGATNSKGTHR is encoded by the coding sequence ATGACAGCGGTCAGCATGCGCGGAGTGAACAAGAAGTACGGAAACGTGGTAGCGCTCGACGACGTCTCGCTGGACTTCGCCGAGAACCGGATCCACGGGCTGCTCGGGCGCAACGGAGCGGGCAAGACGACGATCATGCGCATCCTGACCGGCCAGGGATTCGAGAGCTCGGGAAACGTCGAGGTGTTCGGGCAACGCCCCTACGAGAACGCCGACGTGCTCAGCCACGTCTGCTTCATCAAGGAGTCCCAGAAGTACCCGGAAACCTTCTCGGTGCACCATGCGCTGACCGCGGCGAGCCTGCTCTACGAGAACTGGGACCCGGATTTCGCCGATTCGCTCGTCGAGGAATTCGAACTTCCGCTCAAACGGCGCATCAAGAAACTCTCCCGGGGGCAGCTGTCCGCACTCGGCGTCATCATCGGGCTCGCCTCCCGCGCCCCGCTGACCTTCTTCGACGAACCCTACCTGGGGCTGGACGCGGTGGCCCGGCAAAGGTTCTACGACCGGCTGCTGGCCGACTACGCCGAGAACCCACGCACCATCGTGCTGTCCACGCATCTCATCGACGAGGTCAGCGATCTGATCGAGCACGTCACGCTGATCGACGCCGGGCAGGTTCTGCTCGACGAGGACGCCGAGAGCCTGCGCTCACGCGCCGTCACGGTCACCGGTCCCGCACGGGCGGTCGAGGAGTTCGCGGCCGGTCACTCCGAACTGCACCGGGAACAACTCGGCGGGTTCCTCCGCGTGACCCTGAGCGGAGCAGCTCCCGAGCACAACCCGGACGACCTGCACGTGGAGCCGGTCTCGCTGCAGCAGCTCGTCGTACGGACCACCCAGCAGGCAGCCGAAGAACGCACCGCGCTCGGTGCCACGAACAGCAAGGGAACGCACCGATGA
- a CDS encoding exonuclease domain-containing protein, with amino-acid sequence MRGLDFVAFDVETANSRRGSVCAIGVAVVRDGRIVGTHSWLCRPPEPLDHFEPHNIAIHGITPDRVSGEPSFRHRLGEALDVIGDQPVVAHNAAFDTAAVREGCDAEGLMWPTLRYGCTLVWSRRELKGLANHRLPTVAEALDVPLERHHEAAADAEVCAGILVKLAGRRESRTVEDFATAAGTRLGFVGTDTWQGCRTVSGGRGGGGGFREELAVPTVNAAADPEHPLCGGVVVVTGSLSVSRQRVWDLAAECGATPNKDVTKRSTHLVVGDGFTGDLSAGFTTGKVAKALRRREKGQRLEILTEEEFTALVTGERSPSASGVDPSASM; translated from the coding sequence ATGCGGGGACTCGATTTCGTCGCCTTCGACGTGGAGACCGCCAACTCGCGACGCGGCTCCGTCTGCGCCATCGGTGTGGCCGTGGTGCGCGACGGGCGGATCGTGGGTACGCACTCCTGGCTGTGCCGGCCGCCCGAACCGCTCGATCACTTCGAACCGCACAACATCGCCATCCACGGGATCACCCCGGATCGCGTGTCCGGTGAACCGTCGTTCCGGCACCGCCTGGGCGAGGCGCTCGACGTGATCGGTGATCAGCCCGTGGTGGCGCACAACGCGGCCTTCGACACGGCTGCGGTACGGGAGGGCTGTGATGCGGAGGGGCTGATGTGGCCCACGCTGCGGTACGGCTGCACCCTCGTGTGGTCGCGGCGCGAGTTGAAGGGCCTGGCCAACCACAGGTTGCCCACGGTGGCCGAGGCGCTCGACGTTCCGCTCGAACGGCACCACGAGGCCGCGGCGGACGCCGAAGTGTGCGCCGGGATCCTGGTGAAGCTGGCCGGCCGACGGGAAAGCCGGACGGTCGAGGACTTCGCCACCGCGGCGGGAACCAGGCTCGGTTTCGTCGGAACCGACACGTGGCAGGGGTGTCGCACGGTCTCCGGCGGCCGCGGTGGCGGTGGTGGTTTTCGTGAGGAGCTGGCCGTGCCCACGGTCAACGCCGCTGCCGATCCCGAGCACCCGCTCTGCGGCGGGGTCGTGGTGGTCACCGGCTCCCTGTCCGTGTCCCGGCAGCGAGTCTGGGACCTCGCTGCCGAGTGCGGAGCGACGCCGAACAAGGACGTCACCAAGCGCAGTACTCACCTGGTCGTCGGTGACGGTTTCACCGGTGACCTCTCGGCCGGGTTCACCACGGGCAAGGTGGCCAAGGCGCTGCGACGTCGTGAGAAGGGGCAACGTCTCGAGATCCTCACCGAGGAGGAGTTCACGGCCCTGGTCACCGGTGAGCGGAGCCCGTCGGCCTCCGGGGTCGATCCGAGCGCCTCGATGTGA
- a CDS encoding MarR family winged helix-turn-helix transcriptional regulator has protein sequence MHTTGRNLPGLLGEARRWFEEALLRALERSGEAPVSPPQVQLFAVLDEQGATVSELAQRTGVTRQTVHQAVHGLVEAGLLEQCPHPTSARQRLIRRTREGERVHRRASSILAELEDRLAERIGRRAVDALREALEAPWGNPPSVDSSTE, from the coding sequence ATGCACACCACCGGCCGAAACCTCCCCGGGCTGCTCGGCGAAGCCCGGCGCTGGTTCGAGGAGGCGCTGCTGCGAGCCCTGGAGAGGAGTGGGGAGGCACCCGTCTCACCACCCCAGGTTCAACTCTTCGCCGTGCTCGACGAGCAGGGCGCCACGGTTTCCGAACTGGCACAGCGGACGGGGGTTACCAGGCAGACGGTGCACCAGGCGGTGCACGGGTTGGTGGAGGCCGGGTTGTTGGAGCAGTGCCCGCACCCGACTTCCGCCCGGCAGCGGCTGATCCGCCGTACCCGGGAGGGTGAGCGCGTCCACCGCAGGGCGAGTTCGATCCTCGCGGAGCTGGAGGATCGGCTCGCCGAGCGGATCGGTCGCCGAGCCGTCGACGCGCTGCGGGAGGCCCTGGAGGCCCCCTGGGGGAACCCGCCGTCGGTGGACTCTTCGACGGAGTAG
- a CDS encoding quercetin 2,3-dioxygenase — protein sequence MTIEYATRDRHASGIPPEPGKPYFLEKGEGDRAHLFGDLFTIYAGGEQTENTFNFFTCEGPRGDIIPAHVHPDTYEVFYVTAGAVRLFVEDTEGDQQEKLLTPGDFGFVPKNCPHAYRMERHHSQVVGVAAGPTGTFERFFENLGAPTEQRGLPREPVVPPAERFDEVGHRHDVRFLPEHRWDTE from the coding sequence ATGACCATCGAGTACGCCACCCGAGACCGACACGCCTCGGGCATCCCGCCCGAGCCGGGCAAGCCCTACTTCCTGGAAAAGGGCGAAGGCGACCGCGCGCACCTGTTCGGCGACCTGTTCACCATCTACGCGGGTGGCGAGCAGACCGAGAACACCTTCAACTTCTTCACCTGCGAAGGTCCCCGAGGCGACATCATCCCGGCCCACGTGCACCCCGACACCTACGAGGTCTTCTACGTCACCGCAGGAGCCGTGCGCCTGTTCGTCGAGGACACCGAGGGCGACCAGCAGGAGAAACTGCTGACACCGGGCGACTTCGGCTTCGTCCCCAAGAACTGCCCGCACGCCTATCGCATGGAGCGGCACCACAGTCAGGTCGTCGGTGTCGCCGCGGGCCCGACGGGAACCTTCGAGAGGTTCTTCGAGAACCTCGGCGCACCCACCGAGCAGCGCGGGCTTCCCCGCGAACCCGTCGTTCCCCCCGCGGAGCGATTCGACGAGGTGGGCCACCGCCACGACGTGCGCTTCCTGCCCGAACACCGCTGGGACACGGAATGA
- a CDS encoding alpha/beta hydrolase, with protein sequence MNGTEPAPRESIAAPHPDEAALPPPAFPDPDVRLLRAVPYAEPEGARPLELDLWLPRHPSEPLPLVLFVHGGGWQRGRRDDMGVRTRDWSPSPFARIAATGFAVACVDYRLNGEAVFPAQLDDLRSALRWLGLRSGELGIDTTRTVSWGESAGGHLAALLTLTHADPPLAGAVVWYGPSDLSTARTAYSPHDPNTPEARLLGSAPASAPALARAASPVAHTHASAPPFLLVHGAQDAVVACSHSTDLAASLEANGARAELWTVPGADHVWLGVPDPLVENIFEHSLGFAERLVLRTDSPRTAHRPPGSTAEP encoded by the coding sequence ATGAACGGGACCGAACCGGCACCACGGGAGTCGATCGCCGCTCCGCACCCGGACGAGGCCGCCCTGCCCCCGCCCGCCTTCCCGGATCCGGATGTGCGCCTGCTGCGTGCCGTGCCCTATGCCGAACCCGAGGGCGCTCGCCCGTTGGAACTCGACCTGTGGCTGCCCCGTCACCCGAGCGAGCCGCTGCCGCTGGTGCTGTTCGTCCACGGAGGCGGGTGGCAGCGTGGACGGCGCGACGACATGGGAGTGCGCACACGTGACTGGTCGCCCTCGCCGTTCGCCCGCATCGCCGCGACGGGTTTCGCCGTGGCCTGCGTGGATTACCGGCTCAACGGCGAAGCCGTCTTTCCCGCCCAGCTGGACGACCTGCGTTCCGCGCTGCGGTGGCTCGGACTCCGCTCCGGAGAGCTCGGCATCGACACCACGCGGACCGTGTCCTGGGGCGAGTCGGCCGGTGGGCACCTTGCCGCGTTGCTGACCCTCACGCACGCCGATCCGCCCCTGGCCGGAGCCGTCGTGTGGTACGGCCCCAGCGATCTGAGCACCGCCCGCACGGCTTACTCACCGCACGATCCGAACACGCCCGAGGCCCGACTGCTCGGCTCCGCCCCCGCCTCCGCTCCCGCGCTGGCCCGCGCGGCCAGTCCCGTCGCGCACACCCACGCGAGCGCTCCGCCGTTCCTGCTCGTGCACGGCGCGCAGGACGCCGTGGTGGCGTGCTCGCACAGCACGGACCTGGCCGCGTCCCTCGAGGCGAACGGGGCACGAGCCGAACTGTGGACGGTTCCGGGGGCCGATCACGTCTGGCTCGGCGTCCCCGACCCGCTGGTGGAGAACATCTTCGAGCACTCGCTGGGCTTCGCCGAACGTCTCGTGCTCCGCACGGACTCCCCGAGGACGGCGCATCGTCCACCCGGCTCGACGGCCGAACCGTGA
- a CDS encoding beta-1,3-glucanase family protein: MFNRRSFLGGLSTAALAVPALGAAASATPRPGGLHPAAAPLPLTVVNNSGEFANTSITLYIVGVNSSNQQCHVTADGELVPVSMADNGSDGYAHYGIPLNSSGNTNLSIPPMSGRIYFALDGELKFKVVESGTGEPALQYPAGWVPSDPSNGVLHDTFEFTLNDRGMHCNTTMVDMFSVPSAIHLVGARDQTTGTIPSGGRQRIFSEISSIPGFENLRQGDRRIVAPGHSLDLGNFSDTYFDSYIDRVWEKYRSTNMSVDIGTGVYTGSVSGDKFVFDGGVGEFGRPSTRDVLFCDGELAAGAAPRGPVAAILGAGFNRSALHNVTDQPASNAGDFYGTDVTNHYAKVMHANTVDGKAYGFAFDDVSGFAPYVEDTAPTSVTLTLTPW, translated from the coding sequence GTGTTCAACAGGAGATCATTCCTCGGAGGACTGTCGACCGCCGCGCTCGCCGTACCGGCCCTCGGGGCGGCCGCGTCCGCTACCCCCCGCCCCGGCGGCCTACACCCCGCCGCCGCGCCGCTGCCGCTGACGGTGGTCAACAACTCCGGCGAGTTCGCCAACACGTCGATCACGCTCTACATCGTCGGAGTCAACTCCTCCAACCAGCAGTGCCACGTCACCGCGGACGGCGAGCTGGTTCCCGTGTCCATGGCCGACAACGGATCGGACGGCTACGCCCACTACGGCATCCCGCTCAACAGCAGCGGAAACACCAACCTCTCGATACCCCCCATGTCGGGCCGGATCTACTTCGCCCTGGACGGCGAGCTGAAGTTCAAGGTCGTCGAGAGCGGCACGGGAGAACCCGCGTTGCAGTATCCCGCAGGCTGGGTCCCCAGCGACCCGAGCAACGGGGTGCTGCACGACACCTTCGAATTCACCCTCAACGACAGAGGCATGCACTGCAACACCACCATGGTGGACATGTTCAGCGTGCCCTCGGCCATCCACCTGGTCGGCGCACGGGACCAGACGACGGGAACGATCCCCTCCGGCGGTAGGCAGCGGATCTTCTCCGAGATCAGCTCCATCCCCGGTTTCGAGAACCTGCGGCAGGGCGATCGGAGGATAGTCGCTCCAGGACACTCGCTCGACCTGGGCAACTTCTCCGACACCTACTTCGATTCCTACATCGACCGGGTGTGGGAGAAGTACCGCTCGACGAACATGAGCGTGGACATCGGAACCGGGGTGTACACCGGCAGCGTCTCCGGCGACAAGTTCGTCTTCGACGGAGGCGTCGGGGAGTTCGGCCGTCCCAGCACCCGCGACGTGCTGTTCTGCGATGGCGAGCTGGCCGCCGGAGCCGCCCCACGCGGACCGGTCGCCGCCATCCTCGGTGCGGGCTTCAACCGTTCCGCCCTGCACAACGTCACCGATCAACCCGCGAGCAACGCGGGGGACTTCTACGGGACCGACGTCACCAACCACTACGCGAAGGTGATGCACGCCAACACGGTCGACGGCAAGGCGTACGGATTCGCGTTCGACGACGTCTCCGGTTTCGCCCCCTACGTCGAGGACACCGCTCCCACCTCGGTGACGCTCACGCTCACTCCCTGGTAA
- a CDS encoding aldo/keto reductase: MEYRQLGRSGLRVSTLTLGTMTFGGEGIFGNLGDVDLSGARRQIDMCLEAGVNLIDTANMYSTGTAEEIVGAALGDKRDDVLISTKVRMAMGDGPNDAGLSRQHIVRQAEASLRRLGTDHIDLYHVHEWDGQTPLEETLEALDTLVRSGKVRYLGVSNYAGWQLMKALATADRHGYQRFVANQIYYSLESRDAEYELVPASVDQGLGILVWSPLAGGLLSGKYRRGQQSSEGRHLTEWSEPPVRDENKLYDTIEEVVDIAQSHGASPAQIALAYLLRKPAVSSLVIGARKDEQLRDNLGAAEIRLSDEEFDRLDEISAPWLIYPHWHQASLAVDRFGPADRALHG; this comes from the coding sequence GTGGAATACCGTCAGCTGGGACGTTCCGGACTTCGGGTGTCGACGTTGACGCTGGGCACCATGACCTTCGGCGGGGAGGGCATCTTCGGCAACCTGGGAGACGTCGACCTCTCCGGGGCCAGGCGGCAGATCGACATGTGCCTGGAAGCCGGGGTGAACCTCATCGACACGGCGAACATGTACTCCACGGGAACGGCCGAGGAGATCGTCGGGGCAGCCCTCGGGGACAAGAGGGACGACGTGCTGATCTCGACCAAAGTGCGCATGGCGATGGGGGACGGGCCGAACGACGCGGGACTGTCCCGCCAGCACATCGTCCGCCAGGCGGAGGCGAGCCTGCGCAGGTTGGGAACCGATCACATCGACCTGTACCACGTGCACGAGTGGGACGGGCAGACACCGCTGGAGGAGACGCTCGAGGCGCTGGACACGCTGGTGCGGTCCGGCAAGGTCCGGTACCTGGGGGTGTCGAACTACGCGGGCTGGCAGCTGATGAAGGCGTTGGCCACCGCGGACCGGCACGGCTACCAGCGTTTCGTGGCCAACCAGATCTACTACTCCCTGGAAAGCCGTGACGCCGAGTACGAGCTGGTCCCGGCCTCGGTGGACCAGGGGCTGGGGATCCTGGTGTGGAGCCCGCTGGCCGGCGGTCTGCTCTCCGGTAAGTACCGACGCGGGCAGCAGAGCTCGGAGGGCAGGCACCTCACCGAGTGGAGCGAGCCGCCCGTGCGGGACGAGAACAAGCTCTACGACACGATCGAGGAAGTCGTGGACATCGCGCAGTCGCACGGCGCCTCACCCGCGCAGATCGCGCTGGCCTACCTGCTGCGCAAGCCAGCCGTGTCCTCGCTGGTCATCGGAGCACGCAAGGACGAGCAACTGCGGGACAACCTGGGGGCCGCCGAGATACGGCTCTCCGACGAGGAGTTCGACAGGCTCGACGAGATCAGCGCGCCGTGGTTGATCTACCCCCACTGGCACCAGGCCAGCCTGGCGGTGGATCGTTTCGGTCCGGCCGATCGGGCACTGCACGGCTGA
- a CDS encoding carboxylate-amine ligase, whose product MVEKHTLGVEEEFHLVDSATGKPSESGPQMAHERSGITGPGQVDPELLSSQVELSTPVCSDLEELRAALNRLRNDLVDTAHRRGERLVASGTYPDSYRSVVTPKQRYEEMVARFGVVAREQVVCGCHIHVGVSDPDLAVAVMNRARRWMATLLALSANSPFWRGEDTDYDSYRAQIWWQWPSSGMPGMCDSYDEYVKSTQHLVDVGVLQDRGMLYWDVRPSEHLSTVEFRICDVVPRPEHTVMLAGLARALTARCVAEERHGTPMPRTTPELERAARWRAARSGLSGELVDPAAARAHSAAKQVHRMLDYLDPTLREYGDREAVREQATHLLRAGTNASTQRAAFQSRNSLHDVLEAATVTTTEG is encoded by the coding sequence GTGGTCGAGAAGCACACCCTGGGGGTGGAAGAGGAGTTCCATCTCGTCGATTCCGCCACCGGAAAACCCTCCGAATCGGGACCGCAGATGGCCCACGAGCGGTCGGGAATCACCGGACCGGGACAGGTGGACCCGGAACTGCTGTCCTCCCAGGTCGAGCTCTCCACCCCGGTCTGCTCCGATCTGGAGGAGTTGCGCGCGGCGCTGAACCGGCTGCGAAACGACCTCGTCGACACCGCGCACAGGCGCGGGGAACGCCTGGTGGCCAGCGGCACCTACCCCGATTCGTACCGCTCCGTGGTCACCCCGAAGCAACGTTACGAGGAAATGGTCGCCCGCTTCGGTGTGGTGGCCCGCGAACAGGTGGTGTGCGGCTGTCACATCCACGTGGGGGTGAGCGATCCCGACCTCGCAGTGGCCGTGATGAACCGGGCACGCCGGTGGATGGCGACGCTGCTGGCGCTCTCGGCGAACTCGCCGTTCTGGCGGGGCGAGGACACCGACTACGACAGCTACCGCGCACAGATCTGGTGGCAGTGGCCCAGCTCGGGAATGCCGGGGATGTGCGACTCCTACGACGAGTACGTGAAATCGACGCAGCACCTGGTCGACGTCGGGGTGTTGCAGGACCGCGGGATGCTCTACTGGGACGTCCGCCCCTCCGAACACCTCTCCACCGTGGAATTCCGGATCTGCGACGTGGTTCCGCGGCCGGAGCACACCGTGATGCTGGCGGGGCTGGCACGGGCGCTGACCGCCCGCTGCGTGGCCGAGGAACGCCACGGAACCCCCATGCCGCGGACCACGCCGGAGCTGGAGCGGGCCGCCCGCTGGCGCGCGGCCCGCTCCGGACTTTCCGGCGAACTGGTCGACCCGGCCGCGGCACGGGCGCACTCGGCCGCGAAGCAGGTACACCGCATGCTGGACTACCTCGATCCGACGCTGCGCGAGTACGGCGACCGCGAAGCGGTGCGTGAACAGGCCACGCACCTGCTCCGCGCCGGTACGAACGCGAGCACGCAACGCGCGGCCTTCCAGAGCCGGAACAGCCTGCACGACGTGCTGGAGGCCGCCACGGTGACCACCACCGAGGGGTGA
- a CDS encoding amidohydrolase, translated as MVDRPVLYRNGRLFTADPEQPWASALVVRGGRFAHVGTEAEARAHAGPEALEVDLEGSTVLPGFVDGHTHVLATGETRMGVLLTDAADLHEIRRRVSGWAGEHPEAERVLGHGWLFGSVPDGNPTRWMLDEVVPDRPVYLEANDNHSVWVNSSALAELGITGDTPDPTGGRIVRDPDTGEPTGHLEETALHNLVRPFLDGVTTDADRDRALDTAVGEYLSAGVTGVVDMAVDEPALAAMVRAERTNRLPLRIAGHWLVRRSDDPREHFSQIERAAELAETHRSDRLRVVGVKFLVDGVVDGCTAAMLEPYADGGNADPIWDFEVLAPAVAAADAAGLQVAVHAIGDAAVRTALDVFEHAARVNGAHRRRHRIEHLECVAPEDVARLAELGVTASMQPVHSDPAIRGNWAAMLGDVRAERGFAWPAMTDNGARLVFGTDAPTAPHPPLPNMFVASTRRSAMSPELPALQPHLTVPVARAIEHATADAAWSCHADTERGRLRSGFLADFVVLDRNPCTAEDPEELLRTRVLRTVLDGRSVWRWPGRGQEEC; from the coding sequence ATGGTGGATCGCCCGGTGCTCTACAGGAACGGACGGTTGTTCACCGCCGATCCCGAACAACCGTGGGCGAGTGCCCTGGTCGTTCGGGGTGGGCGCTTCGCGCACGTCGGCACCGAGGCCGAGGCGCGCGCCCACGCGGGTCCGGAGGCGCTCGAAGTCGACCTGGAGGGCAGTACGGTGCTGCCCGGATTCGTGGACGGTCACACCCACGTGCTGGCCACCGGGGAGACCCGGATGGGGGTGCTGCTCACCGACGCGGCGGATCTGCACGAGATCCGGCGGCGGGTGAGCGGTTGGGCGGGTGAGCATCCCGAGGCGGAACGCGTGCTGGGGCACGGTTGGTTGTTCGGATCCGTTCCCGACGGCAACCCCACCCGGTGGATGCTCGACGAAGTGGTTCCGGACCGTCCCGTCTACCTCGAGGCCAACGACAACCACTCGGTGTGGGTCAACAGCTCCGCGCTGGCCGAGCTCGGCATCACCGGCGACACTCCCGATCCGACCGGAGGGAGGATCGTCCGTGACCCGGACACCGGTGAACCGACGGGGCATCTCGAGGAGACCGCGCTGCACAACCTCGTGCGTCCCTTTCTCGACGGGGTCACCACCGACGCCGACCGGGACCGCGCGCTGGACACCGCCGTTGGGGAGTACCTGTCCGCCGGGGTCACCGGCGTGGTGGACATGGCCGTGGACGAGCCCGCTCTCGCGGCCATGGTCCGGGCCGAGCGAACGAACCGCCTCCCGTTGCGGATCGCGGGACATTGGCTCGTGCGCCGCAGTGATGATCCACGGGAGCACTTCTCCCAGATCGAGCGAGCCGCCGAGCTCGCCGAGACCCACCGTTCGGACAGACTGCGCGTGGTCGGGGTGAAATTCCTCGTCGACGGGGTCGTAGACGGTTGTACCGCCGCCATGCTCGAACCGTACGCCGACGGAGGCAACGCCGACCCCATCTGGGACTTCGAAGTGCTGGCTCCGGCCGTGGCGGCAGCCGACGCGGCCGGACTCCAGGTCGCCGTGCATGCGATCGGGGACGCCGCCGTACGGACCGCCCTCGACGTTTTCGAGCACGCCGCACGGGTCAACGGAGCACATCGACGGCGTCACAGGATCGAACACCTCGAATGCGTGGCTCCGGAGGATGTCGCCAGGTTGGCCGAACTCGGGGTCACCGCCTCGATGCAACCGGTCCACTCCGACCCGGCCATCAGGGGCAACTGGGCCGCCATGCTCGGTGACGTACGTGCCGAACGCGGATTCGCCTGGCCGGCGATGACCGACAACGGGGCTCGACTCGTCTTCGGCACCGACGCGCCCACCGCGCCGCACCCGCCGTTGCCGAACATGTTCGTCGCGAGCACCCGACGTTCCGCCATGAGCCCCGAGCTGCCCGCGCTGCAACCACATCTGACCGTGCCCGTGGCGCGGGCCATCGAGCACGCCACGGCGGATGCCGCGTGGTCCTGCCACGCGGACACCGAGCGGGGACGCCTTCGTTCGGGTTTTCTGGCCGACTTCGTCGTGCTCGATCGGAACCCGTGCACCGCGGAGGATCCGGAGGAGCTGCTGCGAACACGGGTTCTGCGCACCGTGTTGGACGGGCGTTCCGTCTGGCGGTGGCCCGGGCGCGGTCAAGAGGAGTGCTGA
- a CDS encoding MFS transporter has protein sequence MTARTESFTAVAKGQLTARFASLTTVSLVATAAVQLVPFVSPVIISSLREELGVSPVAASTLVTAMLLCSAVTPTLFVERAARPRRYRLAGSGLALACVGFGSAAFAPNFVTVVIATVLAAVCAGATNAAGSAAVAAFDDGERAAGVVSAGANLLAAALLGVLTLFDGGLLPVFGALAVFNGCCALLTWWLPDAPGTAEDDGARTSVRRGGLVSSGLWASGVVLTCCAFLWGVTQDVLLSLSGEIGLGRTGIGGNTFEVVLSVARVASIVGIVLAALAGRRVRRVPALITVLLVDAAMQLVVFTTGSPLWFAVSLVCWNVAYTVGLIYVFALGASLDVAGRWVVMVTSGWMLGTSLAPMVGRVLAERLGFVVLGGFVSACCVAVLIVLCVIARRAARQQAGEAVTSRDGG, from the coding sequence GTGACCGCGCGCACCGAGTCGTTCACGGCCGTCGCGAAAGGACAGCTCACGGCGCGCTTCGCCTCGTTGACGACGGTCTCACTGGTCGCCACGGCTGCCGTCCAGCTGGTGCCGTTCGTGAGCCCGGTGATCATATCCTCGCTGCGGGAGGAGCTGGGGGTATCGCCCGTCGCCGCCAGCACGCTGGTGACCGCGATGTTGCTGTGCAGTGCGGTGACTCCCACCCTCTTCGTCGAACGCGCTGCCCGCCCGCGGCGTTACAGGCTGGCTGGGAGCGGGCTGGCACTCGCGTGCGTCGGTTTCGGCAGCGCCGCGTTCGCCCCGAACTTCGTCACGGTCGTGATCGCGACCGTGCTGGCAGCTGTCTGCGCCGGAGCGACGAATGCGGCGGGATCGGCCGCTGTGGCCGCGTTCGACGACGGTGAACGCGCCGCCGGAGTGGTCTCGGCGGGGGCGAATCTGCTGGCCGCTGCGCTGCTGGGGGTGCTCACCCTCTTCGACGGCGGTCTGCTGCCCGTCTTCGGTGCGTTGGCGGTTTTCAACGGGTGCTGTGCCCTGCTGACGTGGTGGTTGCCGGACGCTCCGGGGACGGCTGAGGACGACGGCGCGCGGACTTCGGTGCGGCGGGGCGGACTCGTCTCGAGCGGGTTGTGGGCATCCGGGGTGGTGCTTACCTGCTGTGCCTTTCTCTGGGGAGTCACGCAGGACGTGCTCCTGTCGCTGTCCGGGGAGATCGGGCTCGGGCGGACCGGTATCGGCGGCAACACCTTCGAGGTCGTGTTGAGCGTCGCCCGGGTGGCTTCGATCGTCGGGATCGTGCTCGCGGCCCTGGCCGGTCGTCGGGTGCGGCGGGTGCCCGCGCTGATCACGGTGTTGCTCGTGGACGCCGCGATGCAGCTGGTGGTGTTCACCACCGGCTCGCCGCTGTGGTTCGCGGTGTCTTTGGTGTGTTGGAACGTCGCCTACACGGTCGGTCTGATCTACGTCTTCGCCCTGGGGGCGAGTCTGGACGTGGCCGGAAGGTGGGTCGTGATGGTGACGAGCGGTTGGATGCTCGGGACCTCCCTGGCCCCCATGGTCGGGCGCGTTCTGGCCGAACGGCTGGGGTTCGTCGTGTTGGGCGGCTTCGTGAGTGCCTGCTGCGTAGCGGTCCTGATCGTGTTGTGCGTGATCGCCCGTCGTGCGGCGCGGCAACAGGCCGGAGAGGCCGTCACCTCCCGCGATGGTGGTTGA